A region of the Pseudorasbora parva isolate DD20220531a chromosome 18, ASM2467924v1, whole genome shotgun sequence genome:
agtgaactatccattttaaACTGAACATTCAGGATAACTATCATCATAATATTTTCTTCATATGGCACTTCATAAATAAATCTGGCGGAACCATATAACTGCAGCACAAACTGCTCTTGAAGGGTTCGCAAAACTCACGTTTAGACTTGAAATGTGCATTTCTTGAAAATGCTGGACATCTTCTTCCAAATTCACATAGGTTATGTGTTTATATATTGCTTAGGAAATCGTGAACTTTATTCTGAGAGACCTTAATTTccttcatttaaaaacatcccAAACATGAATAGGGTGGCGAGGGTCTGCATAAAAATAGTGTATTCTACAATAAACACTGATTAAAGTGCTTCAGATATCAGAATTATTAGTATTAAAACGGCACGTTCGTTTACTTTAAATGACCTAAAATGCAGCATTGTCATAATGATGGAAATCATGAATCATGGCCATGATAATAAAACAAAGGCAAAGGACAGAAGCAGCACTTTAGTAGGAGTTAGCCCACCATCTGACCCAGGTCTTCTGGGTGGAGGTATGATTTCTTCATATCATTCACATTCTTAATCCGTATAGTTTctctgtaaaaaacaaaacaaaaaaacaatatgaGTCTGTCAGGAAAAGTTTCATGAGGAGGGACTTTTTAACTCTAAAACCTGATTGGATGAGACATGTAAGACATGTTTTATAAAAAGAAACaacaagttttgaaaaaaagaataaaaagtatgtacagtataataacatactataatataatataaaaaacatttaaaatcatgtttATATACAATCATACTAGTATAGACgttttatacaaatataatataatataatataatataatataaatgaattatgtttatataattatatatggAAACAATCTATACTAGTATAATAAACATTATTAGCTGGTGGAAGAATTGTTTACTttgattattattagtagtaataaaTTCTATGAAACAGTGGTGTTTTcaattatatatatgtgtgtgtgtgtgtgtgtgtgtgtgtgtgtgtgtgtgtgtgtgtgtgtgtgtgtgtgtgtgtgtgtgtgtgtgtgtgtgtgtgtgtgtgtgtgtgtgtgtgtgtgtgtgtatatatatatatatttatattatatatatatatgtgtgtataataATTATCAGAATAAACAATTCCTCCTCcaaataatagtttattatttgGAGGAGGAATTGTTTATTCTGATAATTATTaatgatgcattttattcattgAACTTTGGTGTCTTCAATCATATTGGTATAgctgttttataaaaataaaaaaaataatatataaaaaattaaaaaatattaaattattattgttttataaaaaagtttaaatactatcaatatattttatatgtataattatatctatataatacagtatattaaatattacaaaaaacatgtttatatatatatacaaaatttctacatttatataaaaataacttttatgaCTGTATACGtaatttgaataaataatattatacataaatataatataaacaaatgTAATAAAGACAAATCTATAAAATActaagtataaatatatatatataatatgactaaaattaaaatctaTGATGGTATTCTTAAAAATCTTATTTCACATGATGGTCTGTTACCTGTAAAATCACTGCAATAAAGACCGCCAACAGAGCCAGTAGAGCCATGCGGCCCAGACTGCCAAAGTCGACGTGTTTGAGGACGAAAAAGCGTGCCCAGCCCAGCTTATCTGCTGTATGTGGTGGATAACGCATCTTATTCACCCCCTCCATCTTCAGCTGTTTGATTAGACAGCCGCGCAAGTGGCTCAAGTGATCAAAGCCGTACTTGCCGTGATAGCGTCCCATCCCACTGTTACCTGCAGGGGGAGTCGAAGAGCTGAGCTACAGTACAGTCCACACGTCACATGACATGCAAGCTTCTGCCAGAGATATAGCTTTAATTCtcagggaaaaaagaaaagaactcaCCAACTCCACCAAAAGGCAAAGAGCTTACTGAGAAGTGCATCAGACAGTCATTGGCCAACACTCCACCACTAGAGGTCTCCGCAATCATACGCTTGATCAGCTGTAGTGAAAGGACAGATCTGTACACTTTTCTTAAGTAGAACACCATTTTTCTCTGTATCACAAATTCTCTATATCAATTAAAACCTTGTTGTCTGAAGAGAAGATGTACAAGGCAAGGGGTTTCTCTCTCTGGTTGATGAATTTGATGGCTTCATCTGCACTGCTCACTGTCAGGACGGGCAACAGAGGCCCGAAGATCTCCTCCTGCATCACCTTGGCATCCGGCTTCACGTCCCTTAAAACTGTTGGAGCTGTAAAGAGATGCATGTTGAATAAATCCCTTATTCTGTAACATGGATGTGAGCAATTTTCTGTGAATGTGCGAGACCTCTGACTCATTAGCCGCTATAGGTAGATAACTAGAAgaagaataaagtgcagtaaACCGTAAAACTATTAGTGCTACTAATCAGTGTGTTAGATCATGATTATGATAATTCACTCAAATATGATAACAAATACAGATTGCAATATAAAGCAGCAGTTTTTGTCAATAAATGGAAGCGGATGACACTGGAAGCCGTTAAGAACAAAGAGTTATAAATGTGTTTACACTGTGATTAATCAATAAATCGGTTTCACCATCTACTGAAAATGCTAGTAGTGACTTAGCATTAGCAATGCAGCTAAAGTATACCGATGTAGCACTCCGACTCGTCGTTTTCACCCCCCACAGCGACGGTGCTGCCCTCCATCAATGACATCAGTCTCTTGAAGTGGCGCTGATTGATGATGCGTCCATAATCCAGGCACTTTTTGGGGTCTTCAGTATAGAATTCCTgatcattagaaaatgaaaGTATGTGTTAGCTCATTTGAAATTTTATATTTGTAGAATGTTAAATAGCAAAGActaaaaaaaaacgtatattcatatgataaataaaatctatttatttgcaCGTTTATTTAGacttaaatttatatatatatatatatatacctaatgcattaactatCATTAAAATATAgaatttattgtaaagtgttaccataaatTATATAGATTCAAACGGCTAATAATGAAAAATTTGACGTATGATCATTggtatacatacatatatatatatatatatatatatatatatatatatatatatatatatatatacatatatatatatatatatatatatatatacatatatatatatatatatatatatacacacaaacacacactagtATACTAGTAATCATACATCAAACTTTTCATTATTAGCCTtctaaaataaatcaatagaATTTATGATAAGGTAACAATTTTTCAATAAGATCTATATTTTAATGATAGTTCATGCATTAGGTATCATGAACTAACTATGAACAATTTatcttaataatatattttttaatgacatttaGGTCTCTATTTTAATGGTCTGAGTGCATGGTCTGAAGGGCATGGCGCCGGTGCACCAGGTGCATGGTCTTAAAAGGTTGTACCTAGTGATGAGTACTTAATGAGTTATggttgtgttttgggcataatgtgcaataaaccaatcagagtctcatcttccATTACCTTTAAAAGGcagttgcgcttgcaccatggTGGATTTGCTATTTACAGGAATTTGCGAGCGGAAAGACTAAATGCTTCTCTGGAGAGGGaatctgtttattttttatatttagaaatGTCTGTGAGCTACTGCGCGTGTGTGTAATaaccagtgttgggagtaacgcattacaaaagtaatacattacagtaacttattactttttgctgtaacgcagtagtgtaaggcattactaatcaattttcagtaatattttactcggtacatttccagtaacgcgtgcgttaccccccccccccccccccccccccaaaaaaaaagaaatacaataaaacgaaaaaggaaaaggaaaaaaggcgcgatacattaacgcatgaaaaatgcaagttattacctgttcgtggtcatttaatagccgcgtgtggtgtccaggttagtaattaaatactaaatgacagcttctgatatatttttgtatagcgatctacttcattttccttcaattcagtacttcaattcatctccctcttgctggtgTACTTTTGGATATGGTGTGATATAGTCCAGTGAAGCCGTACGTGTTTATTGCGGATTTTACAGAAGTGCCGCAGGCATGATCTCAGTCTCTGTGCTCGCGCTGGCCggtggaaaagtggctaaagaaggtttaaagtctctgtcgtttcaaagaatagcacaacggcaaGCGCGTCGAAGAACGGACGAGAGACAAGGCGTGCGCTGCTCTGCCAAACTATAGGCCTAATGCCTATAAAcaacacttgggtgaagatgacagaataagactactgcacaccgtgacaccgtcgtttagattttttatagtaataaagtaatttagttcagttagagaacaggccgttcaaataaaaactgaaggtGTCTGCTAAGCATGAGCCGAACGTGtgatcttgagctgacagatgatcgcggaagatttggtttaaaagtaaaatgtaaaagcgcctaataAAGGGGggttgtcattgtgttgtgtacttcattaagaataataggctaattttaaaccgaaactaaaaatctgcttggccgcaCACAGAGCGCGCGTTTACtaacgagctgtcattcacggtgtgcgcgcactggcgcgttttcagttcatatggaagcttaacttttataggaattctttgaaagcactcgctttgcatccgctCCCGGTATTAATGCCCAAGCGGCAGTGcgcatgttcctttcggttaaatagactagtgatttaaaagcccagacaccggtgatgtcatcacactttgattaaccggtgggaaaatgtccccaccgtctcatccctactgtacattcgcgagatggatgcgcattgcttagtgtatcagagataaggacaagaacgtataggctagtcaaatgcaaatgcagtcaaatacaacctttgtctaaaaccgaaataactaGGCTATCTCGCAACTatgtcgcaacaataagaaaatagcaaatgcgcatattgtcataacttagagtttacacagttctgttgtgtctatgaacagacctaagctattcccagatattgccagataatcactttacctctaaaataatacttataacagagttggatcgtcatgatttcttgcattgtcttgagcattcacttttttgccaatTCTCTACTGTTAGCCTGGATGGCCCATGCCATTATgcttcatcatatcgccttctactggatgtaaaatgctctctgcctacatttgagaatgttaagagctacttctgaagttattttagtgaaagtaactcaaaagtaatacaggtgtaatgtaacgcattacaattctgagacagtaatattgtagtgtaatgaattacttttaaatagcagtagtaagtaatctataatatattacagtttggaagtaacttgcacaacactggtaATAACTAAGCAGAGTGCACACACGTTGTGTAACCAACTATAGGCGCATATTattaacacaccctttaaataacacaaaaaatactgcgctattgactttagaccaggttttgtTGGTCAATAGTGCAGTTgctttcagttgcctcaaattAGCAATGTGCCAACAATATGCCTGAacactagactgggtaaacccagcctgatctgccgatTCGATTTCGCCCAACAACtcctgtacattaatttataatgcttctgttacacttttgcgggaaccaatcacagactggcttatccacctggcacactattggtgggtttaacatgatgacagatAGACAAAGACTCTtatggtctgattggttgaaggactatccaattgcatacagagttattcatataatgctcgttgatcacgcctcttgtgcagtagaaaatacagagcagactccccagaccaatgttcaattttaaattgagcttggtctggttaTAGTCAGACAACCtaaacacacctcgttttcagaccagcacgcccatgggtgaacagattgTCTTGAGAGCATTTGCTTTTAAACAACATGGCTCTatatgtgaaaatgataactgtgcagtaatgtattaatataaattaaaaggATGCAAACTGTCAATTAACAAATGAACCTACATACTTTAATATTCTTCTTGATCTCTTCAATCACTCTGTCTTGCATACTGGGGTCACACAGTATGTAGTCCGGAGCAATGCAGGTCTGACCACAGTTTGAATACTTCCCCCATGCAATACGCCTGTAATGACAGAACATGTATTCAAAATCATTTCACAGATTCACtgtgcacaaaacaaaacaaaattaaagtGCAAAGTGTGCTGCTTCCTTTCCGTGAGTTCTGACTGGTAATGAAAAATATCAAGTGCTTCCATTTCAGAGTCCCTCTTATCATATCTGTTGAAGATGTTGTTCATCTTTGTAACCCCAGGACATTTAAACACAGTAGGCTACAGTTAATGTGATATGACTTAACCCGTGATATAAGATTTTGGCCGTATAGATATCCAAGTCCTTCATCATAGACAGTATCAACATCAGTAGGCTATACTTATTGTATTTCAGCCACACCACAAGGTGTCACTGTGGTCTCAACGCTTCACTCTCGCCTACTCTGAGCTCGATTGCTATGTCTGAAGTAAACCCCGCCCTCCACATCCCCCTACGGACAaagaaatgtagaaataaataaatgcataaataaataaatgtagaaataaatacatgcataaataaataaatatataaatcaataaatgtaGAAAAGAATACATGtggaaataaatgaaaataaaactgaataaatgtataataaaacaataaataaatatatatattgaaataaatacataaatatggaaaaatggaaataaatgaattaataattattcattttagtttttttgcttttctatgtatatttatttatatatttatatatatttatttttgtttttttacatttctttgtatatttatttatgtatttatttatttggaataatGGCAGCTTTGACATTCCATAAacgttatttatatagcacttttacaatgattgtttcaaagcagcttcacagtgttaaacaggagaAATCTACTCTCTGATGGGTAATGTAGTTCTTCACCACAGACTTAGCTGTTAACTCTTTCATCACCAGTGTTTTATTTACGTTGTTATTTACAAGTTACGTTATTAACCAAATAtttcatggcccccagaatattttgttgtataaatgtctgaacatgcaatatattaaAGAACAAACgctctgctttaaaaaaaaaaaaaaaaatctgtttagtTTTTCcagtgtagtttttttttttaaaacaacagtGGAGTAgttcgagtccatcaacacccgtAATGCTTGCACAATCCTGTAGCTAGTCCTGGGTAGACATTTAATttagtaacattaggcagttttgttttatatgctgtttaatgtttgtCACATTGTGTTTTGGTGTTGGTTCATGTtcccttttttatgtttttgagttatcaTGTTCACagtcatgttttgtcatgcacttctTGGTTTGTCATGTGATCCTGCCATGTTCTCCCTTGTCTTGTGTTctgttgtcattggtttattggttgatcattgttcacaggtgtgtctAGTCTTCAgtctttgtgtatttaagccatCATGTTTGCCATGTGTTTTGGTCTGttattgtgtttgtgtaatTTGCTGTTGGTGAGTTTATATTAAACCAagtcttttgtttgtttagccAAGTCTGTTTCATGTTTTGATATAAGTTAATAAAACTGCATTTGGGTTTACAACAACTTGCCTTAAGTGGAACTCCGTTaaaatgttgatgatcacgtttttacatatgcatctgcttacataggATATctcttgtttctgcttctttgttcctgtgttttgatcatgagattcagtactctttcagaagatgcgtaatagcgcaCCCTACCGtacaacagtgaaaacacggaaagacagaaaattctgtcaatggaGTTAAAAAAgagttaaaaattattatttttaaactaaGTTGAAATAATGCCTGCCAAATGTTATGCCAAATAATATTGATTATCAACCTCATAGCTCACAGTGGAACTGTCTTTAAAGGTTTAGAAGTTGTTGTTTAAAACCAATTTCCCTATGGAGAATTGGAATGGAGTTTTTACTTCTGGGGCCTGACTGTTGCTCTCTATTGTGAATGGACTGACCGGCAGGCGACGGCGATGTCACAGTTCTTGTCGATGTAGCACGGGCTCTTTCCGCCCAGCTCCAGAGTAGCCGGGGTTAGGTGTTTCGCAGCAGCTTCCATGATGATTTTAGCCACTGTGCCATTTCCAGTGTAGAAGATGTGATCAAACCTCTGCTTAAGCAGCTCTTGGGTCTCTGTCACCCCACCGGTGACAACAGGGTACAACTCCTGAGATCAGAACCATCAGTGTGAATAAATTACACTGTATACTAAAACAAATTTACAGCTAGGGTTACTATCATTTTATTTGgttcatttaatttataaacCAATTTGAGTGTATACAGAAATGTATGACAAAAGAAATCTTACTTTGTCTAAGTACAGTGGTAAGAGATCCTCCATTATTTTGGAAGTGTGAGAACTGACTTCAGATGGCTTGATCACAACTGCATTACCTGCAAAATATCAGTATTTattgtaatataacaatattattatacattttcttaaaTATTGACAGGCATCTCCACATGTAAACCTACTAGTAACacccactgatctatataaattATAGAATATGAAAAGTATAATCTGTAATAAATGTATAACTTTTAACAcaacatttaacactttttggTTTTGCAGACCTGACTTTTTACTAAAGGGGGACAACATTCTTTAAGACAGATAACAGTCAGATGGATACAACCCTAAGCTATCTTTATATAATGATAGTGAGTTCAAACGAATTAcagcattttcaaaaaaaacttGCAAATAATGTGCACAATTTAATACAAAGCCTTATTCTTAAAATgggacaaaaaataaagaaagcaaAAGTATAACATCTAAAGTATTCCTGCAAGTGCTAATATTGTTGATAGTGACTAAGGGAAAGGGACAGTATTGTACTTTGGTCTATTAGCATAGGGCAGTGTCACAAAGGTAGGACAAAGTACAGTGTAACATGATATTCCTTAAATGTGCTCTTTACTCATGttactaaaatgtttttatccTATCTACACAATGCACACTGAGGAGATGATGTAAAACCAATTCTTCTGACAAATgccttatatatgttttaaagcGGAATGTACAAAAGTCCCACAACGGTCAGATGGTCACATCTGGTATTCAAAATCTAAATGAAACACTTTAGAAATTTAAAAACGTTATGATGTAAATaattaagaaatatttaaaatgcttgatttttttttttagaacactATTAA
Encoded here:
- the aldh3a2b gene encoding aldehyde dehydrogenase family 3 member A2b codes for the protein MSREQKAVERARKAFLTGRSKSLEYRITQLKNLLRFVTERQKDIAEGLKKDLRRSEFGTPLYETLGLESEISLAVRNLKDWAAPRPVSKSMMTISDQVYIQPEPLGVVLVIGAWNYPWAVTIGPLIGAIAAGNAVVIKPSEVSSHTSKIMEDLLPLYLDKELYPVVTGGVTETQELLKQRFDHIFYTGNGTVAKIIMEAAAKHLTPATLELGGKSPCYIDKNCDIAVACRRIAWGKYSNCGQTCIAPDYILCDPSMQDRVIEEIKKNIKEFYTEDPKKCLDYGRIINQRHFKRLMSLMEGSTVAVGGENDESECYIAPTVLRDVKPDAKVMQEEIFGPLLPVLTVSSADEAIKFINQREKPLALYIFSSDNKLIKRMIAETSSGGVLANDCLMHFSVSSLPFGGVGNSGMGRYHGKYGFDHLSHLRGCLIKQLKMEGVNKMRYPPHTADKLGWARFFVLKHVDFGSLGRMALLALLAVFIAVILQRNYTD